One window of the Xiphias gladius isolate SHS-SW01 ecotype Sanya breed wild chromosome 11, ASM1685928v1, whole genome shotgun sequence genome contains the following:
- the tial1 gene encoding nucleolysin TIAR isoform X1, translating into MDDESHPKTLYVGNLSRDVTEILILQLFTQIGPCKSCKMITEHTSNDPYCFVEFFEHRDAAAALAAMNGRKILGKEVKVNWATTPSSQKKDTSNHFHVFVGDLSPEITTEDVKAAFAPFGKISDARVVKDMATGKSKGYGFVSFYNKLDAENAIINMGGQWLGGRQIRTNWATRKPPAPKSVQDNGLKQLRFDDVVTQSSPQNCTVYCGGIQSGLSEHLMRQTFSPFGQIMEIRVFPEKGYSFIRFSSHDSAAHAIVSVNGTAIEGHIVKCFWGKESPDMAKNPQQVEYSQWGQWNQLYGSPPQQYGQYVTNGWQVPSYSMYGQTWNQQGFGVEQSQSPAWMGSFGSPSAQAAAPTGPVMSNLANFSMAGYQTQ; encoded by the exons ATGGACGACGAAAGCCACCCCAAAACCCT GTATGTGGGAAACCTCTCCAGGGatgtaacagaaattttaattCTGCAGCTCTTCACCCAGATAGGGCCCTGCAAaagttgtaaaatgatcacagag CATACAAGCAATGACCCCTATTGCTTTGTGGAGTTCTTTGAACACAGAGATGCTGCTGCAGCCCTTGCAGCCATGAACGGGAGGAAGATATTAGGAAAG GAGGTCAAAGTAAATTGGGCCACCACTCCAAGTAGCCAGAAGAAAGACACATCCA ATCACTTCCATGTTTTTGTGGGTGATTTGAGTCCTGAGATTACCACTGAGGATGTCAAGGCTGCATTTGCACCTTTTGGGAAAATCTC GGATGCCCGTGTTGTGAAGGACATGGCGACAGGAAAATCAAAGGGGTATGGATTTGTGTCCTTCTACAACAAACTG GATGCAGAGAATGCCATTATTAACATGGGAGGACAGTGGCTTGGAGGACGCCAAATCAGGACCAACTGGGCAACGCGTAAACCACCAGCTCCAAAGAGTGTCCAGGACA acgGCTTAAAGCAGCTGAGGTTTGACGACGTAGTGACTCAGTCCAGTCCACAGAACTGTACCGTGTACTGCGGAGGGATCCAGTCAGGATTATCGG AACACCTAATGCGACAGACCTTCTCACCTTTTGGTCAAATAATGGAAATCAGAGTTTTCCCAGAGAAAGGATATTCTTTCATCAG gTTTTCATCCCATGACAGTGCTGCCCATGCCATTGTTTCAGTGAATGGCACAGCCATTGAAGGGCATATAGTGAAGTGCTTCTGGGGCAAAGAATCTCCCGACATGGCAAAAAACCCACAGCAG GTTGAGTACAGTCAGTGGGGGCAGTGGAACCAGCTCTATGGGAGTCCACCACAGCAATATGGGCAGTACGTGACCAATGGGTGGCAAGTTCCCTCCTACAGCATGTACGGCCAGACGTGGAACCAGCAAGGATTTGGAGTAGA GCAGTCTCAGTCACCGGCCTGGATGGGAAGCTTTGGCTCTCCATCAGCCCAGGCTGCAGCCCCAACTGGTCCAGTAATGTCCAACCTGGCCAACTTCAGCATGGCTGGCTACCAAACACAGTGA
- the tial1 gene encoding nucleolysin TIAR isoform X2, with product MDARVVKDMATGKSKGYGFVSFYNKLDAENAIINMGGQWLGGRQIRTNWATRKPPAPKSVQDNGLKQLRFDDVVTQSSPQNCTVYCGGIQSGLSEHLMRQTFSPFGQIMEIRVFPEKGYSFIRFSSHDSAAHAIVSVNGTAIEGHIVKCFWGKESPDMAKNPQQVEYSQWGQWNQLYGSPPQQYGQYVTNGWQVPSYSMYGQTWNQQGFGVEQSQSPAWMGSFGSPSAQAAAPTGPVMSNLANFSMAGYQTQ from the exons AT GGATGCCCGTGTTGTGAAGGACATGGCGACAGGAAAATCAAAGGGGTATGGATTTGTGTCCTTCTACAACAAACTG GATGCAGAGAATGCCATTATTAACATGGGAGGACAGTGGCTTGGAGGACGCCAAATCAGGACCAACTGGGCAACGCGTAAACCACCAGCTCCAAAGAGTGTCCAGGACA acgGCTTAAAGCAGCTGAGGTTTGACGACGTAGTGACTCAGTCCAGTCCACAGAACTGTACCGTGTACTGCGGAGGGATCCAGTCAGGATTATCGG AACACCTAATGCGACAGACCTTCTCACCTTTTGGTCAAATAATGGAAATCAGAGTTTTCCCAGAGAAAGGATATTCTTTCATCAG gTTTTCATCCCATGACAGTGCTGCCCATGCCATTGTTTCAGTGAATGGCACAGCCATTGAAGGGCATATAGTGAAGTGCTTCTGGGGCAAAGAATCTCCCGACATGGCAAAAAACCCACAGCAG GTTGAGTACAGTCAGTGGGGGCAGTGGAACCAGCTCTATGGGAGTCCACCACAGCAATATGGGCAGTACGTGACCAATGGGTGGCAAGTTCCCTCCTACAGCATGTACGGCCAGACGTGGAACCAGCAAGGATTTGGAGTAGA GCAGTCTCAGTCACCGGCCTGGATGGGAAGCTTTGGCTCTCCATCAGCCCAGGCTGCAGCCCCAACTGGTCCAGTAATGTCCAACCTGGCCAACTTCAGCATGGCTGGCTACCAAACACAGTGA
- the bag3 gene encoding BAG family molecular chaperone regulator 3, with the protein MSQYSTASNMNGMKTQSPIPTMANNDNDPLPLGWEVKIDPQTGWPFFVDHNNRTTTWNDPRHDTKKVREVSANGPNIPPEPSPQETQKTFVREMKHPILRPGYVPIPVFHEGAELRQQQHPCYSYIQPTTAQNIRTDGRTPSPTPGLHCRPRSPLHGPSDSCSNDPVKVGSPVSQTAEVYTAPHHQPPRTGSTGLQAGYIPIPVIHEGGGGQTQTQAQLNPSVYSQRVPYSEQQQPFHRLQTDERPGYSAAMQPPRERASPILFPQHRDAASIHLPPHIRSQSPIITQVFGERPQAQQHVLTRDPPQKLEQEQQSTQQKPENTQLPQPMQTEADIQKPQQPQHFQQPPPQQPQQFQQPQQFQQPQQYQQPQPQQYQQPQQYQQPQQFQQPQQYQQPLQFQPAPPQTSPQPQQHEQLMHSQQQFQLPQKPEQPQQHTADITVQIPPKPEAQDMTGVSPEVQSVKVEAEQAAQCPIHPGLAKVQQIVERVAKLEQEVKWFDGKKNDKKYLLLEELLTKELLALDSVDPEGRADVRQARRDGVRRVQTILEELEQLEEQPSKPASDTAMEGDNLTQKGEPGVITEENVEMANEIS; encoded by the exons ATGTCTCAGTACTCGACAGCCAGCAACATGAACGGCATGAAGACTCAGTCACCGATCCCGACGATGGCAAATAACGACAACGACCCGCTCCCCCTCGGCTGGGAAGTAAAAATTGACCCTCAGACAGGATGGCCCTTCTTCGTGGATCACAACAACCGCACGACAACCTGGAATGACCCGAGACACGACACGAAAAAG GTCAGAGAAGTGTCAGCAAATGGACCCAACATACCACCAGAACCAAGCCCTCAGGAGACTCAGAAGACCTTTGTGAGGGAGATGAAGCACCCTATTCTTCGCCCGGGTTATGTTCCCATCCCAGTTTTCCATGAGGGTGCAGAactgaggcagcagcagcatccaTGTTATTCCTACATCCAGCCAACCACTGCACAGAACATCCGGACAGACGGGCGAACACCTTCCCCGACACCAGGGCTCCACTGCAGGCCTAGATCACCTTTACATGGGCCTTCAGACAGCTGCTCCAATGATCCTGTAAAGGTTGGCTCACCTGTTTCACAAACAGCAGAG gtttaTACTGCCCCGCATCACCAACCCCCACGGACCGGCAGCACTGGTCTTCAAGCAGGTTATATCCCTATCCCGGTGATCCATGAGGGTGGAGGaggccaaacacaaacacaggctcAGTTAAATCCCTCTGTGTACTCTCAGCGCGTCCCCtactcagagcagcagcagcccttcCATCGCCTTCAGACAGACGAGCGGCCTGGCTACTCTGCAGCAATGCAGCCTCCCCGGGAAAGGGCTTCTCCGATACTGTTTCCCCAGCATCGCGATGCTGCTTCTATTCACCTCCCACCTCATATAAGAAGCCAGTCACCTATTATAACGCAGGTGTTTGGAGAAAGACCACAG GCTCAGCAGCATGTTCTCACCAGAGACCCACCCCAGAAATTGGAGCAGGAACAACAAAGCACGCAGCAGAAACCCGAAAACACGCAGCTCCCCCAGCCCATGCAAACAGAAGCTGACATCCAAAAGCCTCAACAACCTCAACACTTCCAACAGCCTCCACCTCAGCAGCCTCAGCAGTTCCAGCAGCCTCAGCAGTTCCAGCAGCCTCAGCAGTACCagcagcctcagcctcagcagtaccagcagcctcagcagtaccagcagccacagcagttccagcagccacagcagtACCAGCAGCCACTGCAGTTCCAGCCGGCACCACCTCAGACGTCTCCTCAGCCTCAGCAGCATGAACAGTTAATGCACTCGCAGCAACAGTTCCAGCTTCCCCAGAAACCAGAGCAACCACAGCAACATACGGCAGATATCACAGTTCAAATACCTCCAAAACCAGAAGCCCAGGACATGACAGGTGTTTCCCCAGAGGTCCAGTCTGTAAAGGTAGAGGCTGAGCAGGCTGCTCAATGCCCAATCCACCCAGGCTTGGCTAAGGTACAGCAGATAGTCGAACGGGTTGCTAAACTGGAGCAGGAGGTGAAATGGTTTGATGGAAAGAAGAATGATAAGAAGTACTTGTTACTTGAGGAATTGCTGACCAAAGAGCTCTTAGCACTGGACTCGGTTGACCCAGAGGGTCGTGCAGATGTACGGCAGGCAAGACGGGATGGAGTCCGTCGTGTTCAGACCATACTGGAAGAACTGGAGCAACTGGAGGAGCAGCCGTCCAAGCCTGCCAGCGACACCGCAATGGAGGGAGACAACCTGACCCAGAAAGGAGAACCCGGCGTGATCACCGAGGAGAATGTTGAGATGGCAAATGAGATATCATAA
- the inpp5f gene encoding phosphatidylinositide phosphatase SAC2 yields MELFQAKDDYILQSGDRALWYSRKDGTMTVRPATDLLLAWNPVCLGLVEGLIGKIQLHTDLPLGLILIRQKALVGHLPGNHKVYKITKIAVIPLSDEEPQELELELCKKHHFGIDKPEKVAQSPDESKFLMKTFSQIKSNVAVPIKKKVKENKEKERLERRLLDELYKIFMDSDSFYYSMTYDLTNSVQRQGDSDKTSLPLWKQVDDRFFWNKHMIQDLIDLQVPEVDFWVIPIIQGFVQVEELVVNYNEASDEERSSPETPPQEVTCVDDIHPRFTVALISRRSRHRAGMRYKRRGVDTDGHVANYVETEQLIHVHSHTLSFVQTRGSVPVFWSQAGYRYNPRPRLEKGEKETMSYFAAHFEEQLKLYKKQVIINLVDQSGREKLIGDAYLKQVLLYNNPNLTYVSFDFHEHCRGMKFENVQILTDAISDIITDMKWAWVDQAGVICKQEGIFKVNCMDCLDRTNVVQAAIARVVMEQQLKKLGVMPPEQPLPLKCYRIYQIMWANNGDTISRQYAGTAALKGDFTRTGERKLAGVMKDGVNSANRYYLNRFRDAYRQAVIDLMMGLPVTEDLYSIFSKEKEHEEKEKESQRGAQEQVSLLLQTYMQLLLPDDENFHGGWALISCDMSLTDATNKDVDVLLLLSDKAYYIAYYDEEADKVNQYQRLNLEGLEKIEIGPEPTLFGKPKFCCMRLHYRNEETSGYFHTLRAVTRNPEDDGKDTLQCIAEMLRITKQATGLDLLVVEKKLERRQSRPHEDIMGIQNKPADQIQGSSGLAQGKSFLLNKFSSLNQKVKQTKTNVNIGPFKPLGKLGNFSKPDVKVNFLKPTMHVNLWKSDSSLETSDNNPGTGPLKDNCDEHSEISDDSDSYNSDPEHPCSGSLENVDYVLPSCGIVASNPRLGSRSQSIGSVELNIPSVIRVTGCDGTQEISSQVNDDKSPGAASVAEEAILIDFGTPIDAYCHQFVQDAQTKPVEVFGEHPPAPVPPLNPVVPVQSKTPADSDKQPSSEPQHQQEEPQLPRPSQLDVQSTTSGSNLLTVQKPSSAVSGGSQRSLSSQMEGSLGPSPADSNGSRVVSPFAKIKSSMVQVASFTQAGLTQGINFAVAKVQKSPEPDTVNEAQESELKAMFTQCQTRIIQI; encoded by the exons ATGGAACTGTTCCAAGCCAAAGACGATTACATTCTCCAAAGCGGGGACCGTGCTCTGTGGTACAGCCGAAAAGATGGGACCATGACCGTCAGACCTG caacAGACCTGTTGTTGGCTTGGAATCCAGTGTGTTTGGGTTTGGTGGAAGGTCTCATTGGAAAGATACAGCTTCACACAG ATCTTCCTCTCGGCCTCATATTAATCCGCCAGAAAGCACTGGTGGGCCATTTACCAGGCAACCACAAAGTCTACAAGATCACCAAGATAGCTGTCATTCCTCTGTCTGACGAAGAGCCTCAGGAGCTTGAGCTGGAG CTGTGCAAGAAGCATCACTTTGGAATCGACAAACCAGAGAAAGTGGCCCAGTCTCCCGATGAGTCAAAGTTTTTGATGAAAACTTTTAGTCAGATCAAATCTAATGTGGCTGTTCCCATCAAGAAAAAG gtcaaggaaaacaaagagaaggagCGGTTGGAGAGGCGGCTGCTGGATGAGCTGTACAAGATATTCATGGACTCTGACTCCTTCTACTACAGCATGACCTATGACCTGACAAACAGTGTGCAGCGTCAAGGAGACTCTGATAAGACCAGCTTACCCCTATGGAAACAG GTGGATGACCGTTTCTTCTGGAATAAACACATGATCCAAGACCTTATTGACCTTCAG GTCCCGGAGGTTGACTTCTGGGTGATACCAATCATCCAGGGGTTTGTACAAGTGGAGGAACTGGTGGTGAACTACAACGAGGCATCCGATGAGGAGAGGAGCAGCCCCGAGACCCCACCACAGGAGGTCACCTGCGTCGATGACATCCATCCTCGCTTCACGGTGGCTCTGATCTCCAGACGTAGCCGCCACCGCGCAG GGATGCGGTACAAACGCAGAGGAGTGGATACTGATGGTCATGTGGCTAATTATGTAGAGACAGAGCAGTTGATCCATGTGCACAGCCACACTCTTTCCTTTGTGCAGACTCGTGGCTCTGTGCCTGTCTTCTGGAGCCAGGCGGGGTACCGCTACAACCCCCGGCCACGCTTAGAGAAAG GAGAGAAGGAGACCATGTCTTACTTTGCAGCTCACTTTGAAGAACAGCTTAAACTCTACAAGAAGCAG GTCATCATTAACTTAGTGGATCAAAGTGGACGAGAGAAGCTAATTGGCGACGCATATCTGAAGCAAGTCCTGCTTTACAACAACCCAAACCTCACATATGTTTCATTTGACTTCCATGAGCACTG CCGAGGTATGAAGTTTGAGAACGTACAAATACTGACAGATGCAATTTCCGATATCATCACTGACATGAAGTGGGCCTG GGTGGACCAAGCAGGAGTCATCTGCAAGCAGGAGGGAATCTTCAAAGTCAACTGTATGGACTGTCTTGACAGGACCAATGTGGTTCAGGCTGCTATCGCTCGGGTAGTGATGGAACAACAG CTGAAGAAACTGGGTGTGATGCCTCCAGAGCAGCCTCTCCCTCTCAAGTGCTACAGGATTTATCAGATTATGTGGGCCAACAATGGAGACACCATCAGCAGACAGTACGCAGGCACAGCAGCGCTCAAG GGAGATTTCACCAGAACGGGGGAGAGGAAACTGGCTGGTGTGATGAAGGATGGCGTGAACTCGGCCAACCGCTACTATCTAAACCGTTTTAGGGATGCTTACAGACAAGCAGTCATTG ACCTAATGATGGGCCTGCCAGTGACTGAGGACCTCTACTCCATCTTCAGTAAAGAGAAGGAgcatgaagagaaagaaaaagagagccaAAGAGGAGCTCAGGAGCAGGTCAGCCTCCTGCTTCAGACGTACATGCAGCTTTTGCTGCCAGATGATGAGAACTTTCACGGTGGATGGGCCCTCATCAGTTGTGACATGAG CCTCACTGATGCAACCAACAAAGATGTGGATGTGCTGCTCCTTCTGTCTGACAAAGCATACTACATTGCATA CTACGATGAAGAAGCAGATAAAGTCAATCAATACCAGCGCCTCAATTTAGAGGGTTTGGAAAAGATCGAAATTG gtCCAGAGCCTACTCTGTTTGGGAAGCCAAAGTTCTGCTGTATGCGTTTGCATTACAGGAATGAAGAGACGAGTGGATACTTTCACACGCTGAGAGCAGTAACACGTAATCCTGAAGATGATGGAAAAG ATACATTGCAATGCATAGCTGAGATGCTTCGCATAACAAAACAGGCCACAGGGTTGGACCTGCTTGTGGTTGAAAAGAAGCTGGAGAG GCGACAGAGTAGACCTCACGAGGATATAATGGGGATCCAGAACAAACCTGCTGATCAGATCCAGGGTAGCTCCGGTTTGGCGCAAGGCAAAAGTTTCCTCCTGAACAAATTCTCCTCTCTCAATCAGAAAGTTAAACAGACCAAGACAAATGTAAACATTGGCCCCTTCAAGCCCCTGGGGAAGCTGGGCAACTTCTCTAAGCCTGATGTAAAAGTCAATTTCCTGAAACCAACTATGCATGTCAACCTGTGGAAGTCAGACAGCAGCTTGGAGACATCAGATAACAACCCTGGCACAGGACCCTTGAAAGACAATTGCGACGAGCACTCTGAAATCTCAGACGACTCGGATTCCTATAATTCTGACCCAGAGCACCCGTGTTCTGGTTCTTTAGAAAACGTGGACTATGTGCTGCCCAGCTGTGGCATTGTAGCATCAAACCCACGACTGGGCAGCCGCTCCCAGTCCATTGGTAGCGTGGAGCTAAATATCCCCTCTGTTATCCGGGTCACTGGCTGTGACGGAACGCAGGAAATCTCCTCTCAAGTCAACGATGACAAGTCTCCAGGTGCCGCCTCGGTGGCCGAGGAAGCCATTCTGATTGACTTTGGTACTCCCATTGATGCCTACTGCCACCAGTTTGTCCAGGATGCCCAGACCAAACCTGTTGAAGTGTTTGGAGAGCACCCGCCAGCTCCTGTACCTCCACTCAACCCTGTGGTGCCTGTCCAGAGTAAGACCCCAGCAGACTCAGACAAGCAGCCAAGCTCTGAGCCACAGCATCAGCAGGAAGAGCCCCAGCTCCCCAGGCCATCCCAACTAGACGTCCAGTCCACTACCTCCGGTTCCAACCTCCTCACCGTCCAGAAGCCCAGCTCTGCGGTCTCAGGAGGCTCTCAAAGGAGTCTGTCTTCACAGATGGAGGGCAGCCTCGGCCCTTCACCTGCTGACAGCAACGGCAGCCGAGTGGTGTCCCCCTTTGCCAAGATCAAGAGCTCCATGGTCCAGGTGGCCAGCTTTACCCAGGCGGGACTCACCCAGGGCATCAACTTTGCTGTGGCAAAGGTACAGAAGAGCCCCGAGCCAGATACTGTCAACGAGGCCCAAGAGAGCGAGCTGAAGGCAATGTTTACACAGTGCCAGACCAGGATCATTCAGATCTAG
- the LOC120796222 gene encoding mini-chromosome maintenance complex-binding protein translates to MMPSTHDWINNPLDVVEGMFAASQNIPNSGWEAKAVEFFKDWLKEKDAHTWVPSLNDVPLHYLKPNSLVKFRCLIQDMFDPEFYMGAYETVDLSTKAKVLRCGKYKDVTECGVDFNSRNTVTAERQTFYCVPIPGENPWVKDSYAGSSQARVVPSTSYVPSRQKRSYEEDDDMDDMDTQPQKQREPHTGPQSPTEQHGNGDCKRLETEAPSSQMASASHLDLNFPLPGEKGPSCLVKVYEEWDSFKLNDTLEVYGILSVSPALSALADEKDASSTLLDPTECMETAEEQRVHCPPASLVPRLHMLYAKPLPHNNPLLPSATLEDNSAFLSSTLSEMASVRAELLTYFTHVLLGDALAAEYLILHLISNVYTRRDVLPLGKFTLNLSGCPSVASYTEHLYQIIQQLVPSSYYLGMSLQNMNQMRLVPKKDYVANRLVSGALQLARNTSLFLDETQLEQGQLDTTGVRNVTALGNLISWQKVDYDFNYHQMEFPCNINVLIASEGRSLLPSDCHIHLQSQVAPPHIEEYLSSIHVHPQASSQLNKLRIYLSVARLLDYSISDEVTKSVEDDFVDMRKDDPESISAEDLHRMLVVARLLSLSLGQTSLSRDSWLRAKHIEALRRSRMEQQKCVNGNEP, encoded by the exons ATGATGCCTTCCACACATGACTGGATTAACAACCCTCTGGATGTTGTTGAAGGGATGTTTG CTGCTTCTCAGAACATCCCAAACTCTGGATGGGAGGCGAAAGCGGTTGAATTCTTCAAAGACTGGCTGAAAGAGAAGGACGCTCATACCTGG GTCCCATCTCTGAACGACGTCCCCCTGCACTATCTGAAGCCCAACAGCCTGGTGAAGTTTCGTTGTTTAATCCAAGACATGTTCGATCCAGAGTTCTACATGGGAGCGTATGAGACTGTTGATTTGTCTACGAAGGCTAAA GTACTGCGATGTGGGAAGTACAAAGATGTGACAGAATGTGGG GTGGATTTTAACTCCAGAAACACTgtgactgcagagagacagactttCTACTGTGTGCCGATCCCTGGAGAAAATCCCTGGGTGAAAGAC AGCTATGCCGGCTCCAGCCAAGCAAGAGTGGTTCCTTCCACCTCGTATGTGCCGAGCAGGCAGAAACGAAGCTACGAGGAGGACGACGACATGGATGACATGgacacacagccacagaaacagagggagCCACATACTG GTCCTCAAAGTCCCACGGAACAGCACGGCAACGGCGACTGTAAGCGGCTGGAGACAGAAGCTCCATCCAGCCAGATGGCATCTGCCTCTCATCTCGACCTCAACTTCCCCCTTCCAGGAGAGAAAGGTCCCTCCTGCTTAGTTAAG GTATACGAGGAATGGGACAGCTTCAAACTGAACGACACACTAGAGGTCTACGGGATCCTCTCTGTCAGTCCTGCTCTCAGTGCTCTGGCCGACGAGAA AGACGCCTCCTCAACCCTCCTGGACCCTACAGAGTGCATGGAGAcggcagaggagcagagagtgCACTGCCCGCCAGCCTCGCTTGTCCCCCGCCTCCACATGCTCTACGCCAAGCCTCTGCCACACAACAACCCCCTGCTGCCCTCTGCCACCTTGGAGGACAACAGTGCCT TTTTATCTTCAACCCTGAGCGAGATGGCCTCTGTTAGGGCAGAGCTACTCACATACTTCACTCATGTCCTTCTGGGAGATGCCCTGGCTGCTGAGTACCTCATTCTACATCTCATTTCTAACGT GTACACTAGACGAGATGTTCTCCCGCTGGGCAAATTCACCCTGAACCTGAGTGGATGTCCTTCGGTCGCCTCATACACTGAGCACCTCTACCAGATCATCCAGCAGCTTGTTCCCTCT TCGTACTATCTGGGCATGAGCCTCCAGAACATGAACCAGATGCGGCTGGTGCCTAAGAAGGACTATGTGGCCAACCGGCTAGTGAGCGGAGCGCTGCAGCTGGCCAGAAACACTTCCCTCTTCCTGGATGAAACCCAGCTGGAGCAGGGACAGCTGGACACAACAG gTGTGCGTAACGTCACGGCCCTGGGGAACCTGATCTCATGGCAGAAGGTCGATTATGACTTTAACTACCACCAGATGGAATTCCCCTGCAATATTAACGTGCTCATTGCGTCAGAGGGCCGCTCACTGCTGCCG TCAGACTGTCACATACACCTACAGTCTCAGGTCGCCCCACCCCACATTGAGGAGTACCTCAGCAGCATCCACGTGCATCCGCAGGCCTCATCACAGCTGAACAAGCTCAGAATCTACCTGAGCGTGGCTCGGCTGCTGGACTACAGTATCTCTGATGAAGTGACAAAG TCAGTTGAGGATGACTTTGTAGATATGAGGAAGGATGACCCTGAGAGCATATCTGCTGAGGACCTGCACAGGATGCTCGTTGTGGCGAG GTTGCTGTCTCTGAGCCTGGGACAGACCTCTCTGTCCAGAGACAGCTGGCTGAGAGCCAAACATATTGAGGCTCTGCGGAGGAGCCGGATGGAGCAGCAGAAATGTGTCAACGGCAATGAGCCGTGA